Below is a window of Fulvitalea axinellae DNA.
GGTATCAGAAAAAAGACGGACTTCAAAGCCCGTCTTTTTTAATTAATGCGATTTCACCTGCCAGAACTAGTCTGGCAGAGAGTCCGTTTTCTTATTTCTTAGACTTTTTAGACTTCTTCGCTTTTTTCCTTTTCTTCTTACACTTCTTGCATTTTTTTCCTTTGCAAAATTCGCAGGCTTTCTTATCGTCACGTTGTCCTTTGATCAAAGTCATTTCTTCGATCAGGTGGCCCGCTCCGGCGTACTTGTCGATGATGAAAAGTGTGTAGCGAATGTCAACGCTGATTGTGCGTTGCAATTCAGGTTCGAAGGCGATGTCGCCACTCATGGCTTCCCAGTTGCCGTCGAACGCTGTGCCGATGATATGGCCTTTGCCGTTGATAACCGGAGATCCTGAGTTACCGCCCGTGATGTCGTTGTTGCTCAAGAAAGCGACCACCAATTCGCCTTTTTCGTCGGCGTATTGGCCGTAATCTTTGGCCTCGTAAAGTTGCTTCAGTTTTGCGGGAACCACAAACTCAGGGTTGGTGGCGTCCTCTTTTTGCATTACACCGTTCAGAGTCGTGTAGTAGTTGTAATGCACGGCGTCGGCTGGGCTGTATGAACCTACTGTACCGTACGTGAAACGCATTGTCGAGTTAGCGTTCGGGTAGTACAGTTTGTCGGGATTCATCTCCCTGAGGCCTTTTACGAACAATCTGTTACTTGTATTAAGTTTGCCGTAAGCTTCACGGTAAGGGCCGACAAAACGCATGTAAACGGCCGTCATGGCCTCTTTGCCTTTTACGACAGGGTCATTCTCGATTACACCGGCTTTTGGTGCGTCAAGGAAAGCGAACAGTTTGTCTTTGTTCGCAAAGATCGTGTTGTCGTAAACGTAATTGGTCAGCTTTTTAAAGTCTTCGTTGGTCTTCTTGCCCTCTTCGCTAAATCCGCCGGCTTTCAAAGCCTCAAACAACGCTGGGCGGTCTTTGGCGTCTATCTTGGTGTAGTAAAGCTTAACCAACGCTTCGTAAACGGCTTTGTCGGCGCGTTCGTCGTAGTTTTTGTAAAACTCTTCGGCCTGGGCTTTAAGCGAAGCGGTGAGTTTCGCGATTTTCTCTTCGTCCGGCTTTTCTTCCGCCAACGTGGCTTGCAGTCGGGCGAATTTGCCACTGAAACCGTTAAGTTCCATCAAGCGACTAACGAAGGCGGCGTAGCGGAAAGGAATTTCCACAGCGTCCAAGCCTTTGTAAGCGGCTTCGTAATCAGGAAGCACATCGCCGTAGATTTTTTCACGGTTAGGATCGGCTTTTACCCAATTGTCGAAGTTTTTCTCGATATCAAGCTTCTGT
It encodes the following:
- a CDS encoding S46 family peptidase; this encodes MLKRLLIVAVLMATSLSSFADEGMWLPLHIERLYNRDLQKLGLQLTPEEIYSVNHSSLKDAIVSLGGFCTGEMISDQGLMLTNHHCAFGSIQSHSTVDHDYLQDGFWAKTKDDELPNEGLYARFLVRMEDVTKKVSDVLNDKMTAQERGAAIAKISKQLADEAAEGTHYDANVKPFFNGNEFYLFVYETFRDVRLVGAPPSSIGKFGGDTDNWMWPRHTGDFSMFRVYMAPDGKPAKFSKENIPYRPKHHLPVSLDGVREGDFAMIMGFPGSTDRYLTSFGIDLALSKSNEAMIKIMDTRLSTLKKFMNAEQAVRIKYASKYASLSNYWKYLIGQTKGLKRLNVYQQKLDIEKNFDNWVKADPNREKIYGDVLPDYEAAYKGLDAVEIPFRYAAFVSRLMELNGFSGKFARLQATLAEEKPDEEKIAKLTASLKAQAEEFYKNYDERADKAVYEALVKLYYTKIDAKDRPALFEALKAGGFSEEGKKTNEDFKKLTNYVYDNTIFANKDKLFAFLDAPKAGVIENDPVVKGKEAMTAVYMRFVGPYREAYGKLNTSNRLFVKGLREMNPDKLYYPNANSTMRFTYGTVGSYSPADAVHYNYYTTLNGVMQKEDATNPEFVVPAKLKQLYEAKDYGQYADEKGELVVAFLSNNDITGGNSGSPVINGKGHIIGTAFDGNWEAMSGDIAFEPELQRTISVDIRYTLFIIDKYAGAGHLIEEMTLIKGQRDDKKACEFCKGKKCKKCKKKRKKAKKSKKSKK